A stretch of Bombina bombina isolate aBomBom1 chromosome 2, aBomBom1.pri, whole genome shotgun sequence DNA encodes these proteins:
- the GDNF gene encoding glial cell line-derived neurotrophic factor — MKLWAFLAVCILMLSSVSNIPLPSNWLAGKKRFQLQEAPKEDKDTALGMYEPVPEGPTTILGPQDLQIYSEIPDDYPEQFDDVLEFIQDTIKRLRRSSNKQTLSRQGRGRNRVVPSIENSSKKTGKDRKRKNKGCVLREIHLNVTDLDLGYETKEELIFRYCSGSCNDPETIYDQILKNLTRKKKLVNDKVKQACCRPIAYDDDLSFLDDNLVYHTLRQHSAKKCGCI, encoded by the exons ATGAAGTTATGGGCTTTTCTGGCAGTCTGCATTTTGATGTTGAGTTCTGTATCAAACATCCCGTTGCCCTCAAACTGGTTAGCTGGTAAGAAGCGATTCCAATTGCAAGAAGCTCCGAAGGAAGACAAGGACACTGCTTTGGGGATGTATGAGCCGGTTCCTGAGGGTCCCACTACTATCCTGGGACCACAAGATCTACAGATATACT ctgaAATACCTGATGATTATCCAGAGCAGTTTGATGATGTACTGGAATTCATTCAAGACACAATAAAAAGACTTCGGAGGTCGTCCAACAAGCAAACTCTCTCCAGGCAAGGAAGAGGAAGGAATAGAGTTGTACCGAGTATTGAGAATTCCAGTAAAAAAACAGGgaaagacagaaagagaaaaaataaaggcTGTGTTTTGCGGGAGATACATTTGAACGTGACAGACTTGGATTTGGGGTATGAAACTAAGGAAGAACTTATCTTTCGGTACTGCAGTGGATCTTGTAATGACCCAGAGACAATTTATGACCAAATTCTAAAAAATctaacaagaaagaaaaaattagttAATGACAAAGTTAAGCAGGCTTGTTGTAGGCCGATTGCTTATGACGATGATCTTTCTTTTTTGGACGATAACTTAGTTTATCATACCCTGAGACAACATTCCGCCAAGAAATGTGGATGTATTTGA